A single Acidobacteriota bacterium DNA region contains:
- a CDS encoding winged helix-turn-helix domain-containing protein, with product MIFYFGPFVLKPEQYGLEVAGQPHQLQPKVFELLAFLVANRDRVVSKEELLRNIWHGAYVSEAAISRAVSEVRKVLRTGGGSADWITTVYGRGFRFVGPVIEDLAAPDGASAVPDSPPEEKRRISIAVLPFADRSPQRDQAHLCEGMAEEILHRLAHVVGLRVAARGVSFQYDALADPREVGRQIGADLVLEGTVRKEGDELRIGVEVTDARTGLQVWSEQWQRHSQQVFALQDQTATLIAETLELRLAPDAPRHEARRTASSQAYDLYLRGRSLYHQARKRTYYEARRLFAEAIQLDPEYALAHAASAHCSAYLYLFHEPSTENLRLAGESSSRALELAPEVAEAHSARAMTLSTNGRLEEAEVHFRRALELDPLSFEANHNFARHRFSQGQMEEAVAFFFRAIEADPTAYAPCSICASALSTLGRKTEATRLQELTMTRVRRRLLRYPDDQRAIYMGAVALARDGQADEALEWAARAEALDPQDAVALYNLACVACVCGDAESGLRYLKSAVAHGYPHLSWIENDADLAALRADSRFEEVVAPLRGAAARAAG from the coding sequence GTGATCTTTTACTTCGGCCCCTTTGTGCTGAAGCCCGAGCAGTACGGCCTCGAGGTGGCCGGACAGCCGCACCAGCTTCAGCCGAAGGTGTTCGAATTGTTGGCCTTCCTGGTCGCCAACAGGGACCGGGTGGTGTCCAAGGAAGAGCTGTTGCGGAACATCTGGCACGGCGCCTACGTGTCGGAAGCGGCGATCAGCCGTGCGGTCAGCGAGGTGCGCAAGGTACTCCGCACCGGCGGCGGCAGCGCCGACTGGATCACCACCGTCTACGGGCGCGGGTTCCGCTTCGTCGGCCCGGTCATCGAGGACCTGGCCGCGCCGGACGGCGCCTCCGCGGTTCCGGATTCACCGCCGGAGGAAAAGCGGAGGATCTCGATCGCCGTCCTGCCGTTCGCCGACCGCAGCCCGCAGCGCGATCAGGCTCATCTCTGCGAGGGGATGGCCGAGGAGATCCTTCACCGGCTCGCGCACGTCGTCGGCCTCCGGGTGGCGGCCCGCGGCGTGTCCTTCCAGTACGACGCGCTGGCCGACCCCCGCGAGGTCGGACGGCAGATCGGCGCCGACCTGGTGCTGGAGGGTACGGTCCGCAAGGAGGGCGACGAACTGCGCATCGGCGTCGAAGTGACCGATGCACGGACCGGACTTCAGGTCTGGTCGGAGCAGTGGCAGCGGCACTCGCAGCAGGTCTTCGCGTTGCAGGACCAGACGGCGACCCTCATCGCGGAAACCCTCGAACTTCGCCTCGCCCCGGACGCGCCGCGGCATGAGGCGAGGCGCACCGCATCGAGCCAGGCCTACGACCTCTACCTGCGCGGCCGCAGTCTTTACCACCAGGCGCGCAAGAGGACGTACTACGAGGCGCGGCGGCTGTTCGCGGAGGCAATCCAGCTCGACCCCGAGTACGCCCTGGCCCACGCGGCGTCCGCCCACTGCTCCGCGTATCTCTACCTGTTCCACGAGCCGAGTACCGAGAACCTGCGGCTCGCCGGCGAATCGAGTTCCCGGGCTCTGGAGCTGGCGCCGGAAGTCGCGGAGGCGCACTCGGCTAGGGCGATGACCCTCAGCACGAACGGCCGGCTGGAGGAGGCCGAAGTCCACTTCCGGCGCGCCCTGGAACTCGATCCGCTGAGCTTCGAGGCGAACCACAACTTCGCCCGTCACCGTTTCTCCCAGGGCCAGATGGAGGAGGCGGTGGCGTTCTTCTTCCGGGCCATCGAGGCCGATCCGACAGCCTACGCCCCCTGTTCGATCTGCGCCTCGGCTCTCTCGACGCTGGGCCGGAAGACCGAAGCGACGCGACTCCAGGAACTCACGATGACCAGAGTGCGAAGGCGTCTGCTGCGCTACCCCGACGACCAGCGCGCGATCTACATGGGCGCGGTCGCTCTTGCCCGTGACGGCCAGGCCGACGAGGCCCTCGAGTGGGCCGCGCGGGCGGAGGCCCTGGACCCCCAGGATGCCGTGGCGCTCTACAACCTCGCCTGCGTCGCGTGCGTGTGCGGCGATGCGGAAAGCGGACTGCGGTACCTGAAATCGGCAGTCGCGCATGGCTATCCGCACCTGAGCTGGATCGAGAACGATGCCGACCTGGCGGCGCTGCGGGCGGATTCGCGGTTCGAGGAGGTTGTGGCGCCGTTGCGGGGGGCGGCGGCGCGGGCTGCGGGTTGA
- a CDS encoding SDR family oxidoreductase, translated as MELGLDGKVAIVTGDSDGMGLATARRLVSEGAHVAICARRAENLERAASQLRAAGGGAVLAQPADVTSGNDVDRFIEAVTAEFGGVDILINNAGASAAQGLEALGDDAWMADIELKVMGAVRFCRGVVPSMRERGGGAIVNATIGGGKAAPARALPTSVTRAAGINLTKSLANELAADNIRVNTICIGLIKSEQWVRRAEGQGVDVESVYEAMGKRVPLGRVGEAEEYADLIAFLVSERGAYITGTAINLDGGLCPVV; from the coding sequence CTGGAACTTGGTCTTGACGGCAAGGTGGCGATCGTCACCGGCGACAGCGATGGGATGGGGTTGGCCACGGCTCGTCGACTCGTGAGCGAGGGGGCCCACGTCGCGATCTGCGCGCGCCGGGCAGAGAACCTGGAGCGAGCGGCGAGCCAGTTGCGTGCGGCGGGCGGCGGCGCAGTCCTCGCGCAGCCGGCAGACGTCACGTCCGGTAACGACGTCGACCGTTTCATCGAGGCCGTGACGGCAGAGTTCGGCGGCGTCGACATTCTGATCAACAACGCCGGCGCGTCGGCCGCCCAGGGCCTCGAAGCCCTCGGCGACGACGCCTGGATGGCCGACATCGAGCTCAAGGTGATGGGCGCGGTGCGGTTCTGCCGGGGCGTGGTGCCGTCGATGCGGGAGCGCGGCGGCGGTGCGATCGTCAACGCGACGATCGGCGGCGGCAAGGCGGCGCCGGCGAGGGCGCTGCCGACCAGCGTCACCCGCGCCGCCGGCATCAACCTGACGAAGTCGCTGGCCAACGAACTGGCCGCCGACAACATACGCGTCAACACGATCTGCATCGGCCTGATCAAGAGCGAGCAGTGGGTGCGCCGGGCGGAGGGCCAGGGCGTCGACGTCGAGTCGGTCTACGAGGCGATGGGCAAGCGGGTCCCTCTGGGGCGCGTCGGCGAAGCGGAGGAGTACGCGGACCTGATCGCGTTCCTGGTCTCGGAACGCGGCGCTTACATCACCGGAACGGCGATCAACCTGGATGGCGGGCTTTGCCCCGTGGTCTAA
- a CDS encoding C-terminal binding protein, whose translation MKVAMQRNPFNRRDLIEEQGFEVVEGVCRSEDDLADLLSDADGALIGVMPLTSRSVLERCPKLKVVSRLGVGVDSIDLDAATELGILATNVPGSNTTEVADHAMALMLALTRCVVDAAGTTREGRWGHRESMIGLLTRARRIAGHTVGIIGFGNIGRAFATRIRGFGPGRIIAADPYVDQVAADLYGVRIVPLEELLAEADYVTIHCSMTEETHHLINSDTLALMKPTALLVNAARGKIIDGAALAEALAEGRIEAAALDVTEKEPIDPDDPLLKLPNCIVTPHIAGFSPVFLGECPIRQAENVIRVLTGQMPHGIANPEAIKTIAVMRASDPGRWRGVPDFSTALAL comes from the coding sequence GTGAAAGTAGCCATGCAGCGGAACCCCTTCAACCGCCGAGACCTGATCGAGGAGCAGGGCTTCGAGGTCGTGGAGGGTGTCTGCCGGAGCGAGGATGACCTCGCCGACCTGCTGTCCGACGCCGACGGCGCCCTGATCGGCGTCATGCCGCTGACCTCGCGCTCCGTGCTCGAGCGCTGTCCGAAGCTCAAGGTGGTCAGCCGGCTGGGGGTGGGCGTCGACTCGATCGACCTCGACGCCGCCACCGAGCTCGGCATCCTGGCGACCAACGTGCCCGGATCGAACACGACCGAGGTGGCCGACCACGCGATGGCGCTGATGCTCGCGCTGACCCGGTGTGTGGTCGACGCCGCCGGCACGACCCGCGAGGGCCGCTGGGGCCATCGGGAATCGATGATCGGGCTCCTCACCCGCGCTCGGCGGATCGCCGGCCACACCGTCGGCATCATCGGCTTCGGCAACATCGGCCGCGCTTTCGCCACCCGGATTCGTGGCTTCGGCCCAGGTCGGATCATCGCCGCCGACCCGTACGTCGACCAGGTCGCCGCCGACCTCTACGGCGTCCGGATCGTGCCGCTCGAGGAGCTCCTCGCCGAGGCCGACTACGTGACGATCCACTGTTCGATGACCGAGGAGACGCACCACCTGATCAACAGCGACACGCTGGCGCTGATGAAGCCGACGGCGTTGCTCGTCAACGCGGCGCGCGGCAAGATCATCGACGGTGCGGCCCTGGCCGAAGCCCTCGCCGAAGGGCGGATCGAGGCCGCCGCGCTCGACGTCACCGAGAAGGAACCGATCGACCCGGACGATCCGCTGCTGAAGCTGCCCAACTGCATCGTGACCCCGCACATCGCTGGCTTCTCGCCGGTGTTCCTGGGCGAGTGCCCGATCCGCCAGGCCGAGAACGTGATCCGGGTGCTCACCGGCCAGATGCCCCACGGCATCGCGAACCCCGAGGCGATCAAGACGATCGCGGTGATGAGGGCCAGCGACCCGGGGCGCTGGAGGGGAGTGCCGGACTTCTCGACCGCGCTAGCGTTGTAG
- a CDS encoding thioredoxin domain-containing protein: MKGRFYLGVLLAGALAACTAGGDATGAADPGAQVVLLNSDNFEQEVYQADVPVLVDFTATWCVPCKVVDPIVESLAPEMAGRAKIGKLDIDESPDIYRGLRVNGVPHVLFFRNGEEQDRIAGVQSRETYVDYLEAMIAGESAFDASLSFLDNDAFRRHFVVSRPVEHLERALPERPDLLVEPFENGQTPLSLILISPSVRQNAQIDLALAHDPVISTADLAGLGRCDELKVALADDPKAASRPDPDGASPLWVALMRSHRLADRSCLRTLLDAGADPSGAQDGRFQLARPVILREDIELLREFLERGLDPESTDDEGYNMLHWASLYGMVDGARLLLERGIDPGAETLQGQTALDIVLDRRQRRMEALEEVESEEHRTQLAETLTKIDEMIELLEG; the protein is encoded by the coding sequence ATGAAAGGCCGCTTCTACCTTGGTGTCCTGCTCGCAGGCGCCCTGGCGGCGTGCACCGCCGGCGGCGACGCGACCGGAGCCGCCGACCCCGGTGCTCAGGTCGTCTTGCTGAACAGCGACAACTTCGAGCAGGAGGTCTACCAGGCCGACGTGCCCGTTCTGGTGGACTTCACCGCCACCTGGTGCGTCCCGTGCAAGGTGGTCGACCCGATCGTCGAAAGCCTGGCGCCGGAGATGGCGGGACGGGCGAAGATCGGCAAGCTGGACATCGACGAGTCGCCCGACATCTACCGGGGGTTGCGGGTCAACGGTGTGCCGCACGTCCTCTTCTTCCGGAACGGCGAAGAGCAGGACCGGATCGCGGGCGTCCAGAGCCGGGAGACCTACGTCGACTACCTGGAGGCAATGATCGCGGGCGAATCGGCGTTCGACGCTTCGCTCTCATTCCTCGACAACGACGCGTTCCGCCGCCACTTCGTCGTTTCGCGGCCGGTGGAGCACCTGGAGAGGGCGCTCCCCGAACGGCCGGACCTGCTTGTGGAACCATTCGAGAACGGCCAGACGCCCCTGTCGCTGATCCTGATCTCGCCCAGCGTCCGGCAGAACGCCCAGATCGACCTCGCGCTGGCACACGATCCCGTGATCTCCACGGCCGACCTTGCCGGCCTCGGCCGCTGCGATGAACTGAAGGTCGCCCTTGCCGACGACCCCAAGGCGGCCAGCCGGCCGGACCCGGACGGCGCCTCACCGCTCTGGGTGGCTCTGATGCGCTCGCACCGGCTCGCAGACAGAAGCTGCCTCCGCACCCTCCTGGATGCTGGCGCCGACCCTTCCGGGGCACAGGACGGTCGCTTCCAGCTCGCCCGTCCGGTCATCCTGCGGGAGGACATCGAGCTGTTGCGGGAGTTCCTCGAGCGAGGCCTGGATCCCGAGTCCACGGACGACGAGGGCTACAACATGCTCCACTGGGCAAGCCTCTACGGCATGGTCGACGGCGCCCGCCTGCTGCTGGAGCGCGGGATCGACCCCGGCGCGGAGACCCTGCAGGGCCAGACCGCGCTCGACATCGTCCTTGACCGCCGCCAGCGAAGAATGGAAGCCCTTGAGGAGGTCGAGTCCGAGGAGCACCGAACCCAACTGGCCGAGACGCTCACGAAGATCGACGAGATGATCGAGCTGCTGGAGGGCTAG
- a CDS encoding cyclase family protein, whose translation MTRRRTQIASFLSLLAGGVLLAACAAPPPEEAASPVGVEDVTDWQMIDLSHAYGGNTLYWPTDTKGFALETLAEGMTEAGYFYAAKEFATAEHGGTHLDAPVHFAEGGDDVASIPLDRLILPGIVVDVSESAAADPDYLVTAADVLAWEDRHGPVPAGSAVLVRTGWAARWPDALAYLGDDTPGDASNLHFPGIGEDAALLIEERNIGLLGIDTASIDYGQSTDFIVHQIGGAAGIPNLENVGDLSEVPETGFLLAALPMKIEGGTGAPVRIVALVPR comes from the coding sequence ATGACCAGGAGAAGAACTCAGATCGCTTCCTTTCTCTCCCTTCTCGCCGGCGGAGTTCTTCTCGCTGCCTGCGCAGCGCCGCCTCCCGAGGAGGCGGCAAGTCCCGTCGGCGTGGAAGACGTCACCGACTGGCAGATGATCGACCTCAGCCACGCATACGGAGGCAACACCCTCTACTGGCCCACCGACACCAAGGGCTTCGCTCTCGAAACGCTCGCCGAGGGCATGACGGAGGCCGGCTACTTCTACGCCGCCAAGGAGTTCGCGACCGCCGAGCACGGCGGCACGCATCTCGACGCCCCCGTCCACTTCGCCGAAGGCGGCGACGACGTCGCCTCGATCCCGCTCGACCGGCTGATCCTGCCCGGCATCGTCGTCGACGTCAGCGAATCGGCCGCGGCCGATCCGGACTACCTCGTGACCGCGGCCGACGTCCTCGCCTGGGAGGACCGGCACGGCCCGGTGCCTGCCGGGTCGGCCGTGCTCGTCCGCACGGGCTGGGCGGCCCGCTGGCCCGACGCACTCGCCTACCTCGGCGACGACACACCCGGCGACGCCAGCAACCTTCACTTTCCCGGCATCGGCGAGGACGCGGCCCTGCTGATCGAGGAACGCAACATCGGTCTTCTCGGCATCGACACGGCCAGCATCGACTACGGCCAGTCGACCGACTTCATCGTCCACCAGATCGGTGGCGCCGCCGGCATCCCCAACCTGGAGAACGTCGGCGACCTGTCGGAAGTACCGGAGACCGGCTTCCTGCTCGCCGCGCTGCCCATGAAGATCGAGGGCGGCACCGGTGCGCCGGTGCGGATCGTGGCTTTGGTCCCGCGGTAG
- a CDS encoding alpha/beta hydrolase, whose protein sequence is MRYTTSLLAAAALLALAAMPAAAGSMDVDLKASDGTMLKATYMSPGKPGPAMLLIHQCNMDRTSWKGIASQLVDAGVHVLTMDLRGFGESGGAGIREAGGFPPFLQTASGDVDMAFDYLSKQEGVDTSRMGAGGASCGAMLTADLAARRPVKALMLLSGPPSEAAVANMAAKSDLAVFAAAATGDTITAGVDKQLKGAVKGSKHPNSTAKIYDGPEHGLPMFAKNADLEPALISWLKMELKGK, encoded by the coding sequence ATGCGGTACACCACTTCCCTTCTTGCGGCGGCAGCGCTCCTGGCGCTGGCGGCCATGCCGGCGGCGGCCGGGTCGATGGACGTCGATCTCAAGGCATCCGACGGCACGATGCTCAAGGCGACCTACATGTCGCCCGGCAAGCCCGGCCCGGCGATGCTGCTGATCCACCAGTGCAACATGGACCGGACCTCCTGGAAGGGCATCGCGTCGCAACTCGTCGACGCGGGCGTGCATGTGCTGACGATGGACCTGCGCGGCTTCGGCGAGAGCGGCGGCGCCGGCATCCGTGAGGCCGGCGGGTTCCCGCCGTTCCTGCAGACGGCGTCCGGCGACGTCGACATGGCGTTCGACTACCTGAGCAAGCAGGAAGGCGTTGACACGTCCCGGATGGGCGCCGGCGGCGCCAGTTGCGGCGCGATGCTGACGGCCGACCTCGCCGCGCGCCGGCCGGTCAAGGCGCTGATGCTGCTGTCCGGGCCGCCGAGCGAGGCGGCCGTGGCGAACATGGCGGCCAAGTCCGACCTCGCGGTCTTCGCTGCCGCGGCGACCGGCGACACGATCACGGCCGGCGTCGACAAGCAGCTCAAGGGCGCCGTCAAAGGCTCGAAGCACCCGAACTCAACTGCGAAGATCTACGACGGGCCGGAGCACGGGTTGCCGATGTTCGCGAAGAACGCGGACCTCGAGCCGGCGTTGATCTCCTGGCTGAAGATGGAGTTGAAGGGCAAGTAG
- a CDS encoding mandelate racemase: MKIDDLSITLFAWNDIPPHSYLGRGPFDPTGKPNQVGELALVTIRTDEGIEGHSFLGMGASIAAQPLLRMLKPVVMGRDPLAREQLYQAMLERRLVVQPWVVGAVDVALWDLAGKAAGEPIHRLLGTYREKLPAYASSEQQPSVEAYVEQALSYQGNGWQGYKIHPFRVWRDDMEICRSVREAVGDGFPLMLDSTWGYDYPSALRVGKLIEELDFEWYEDPLGDQDIYNYTKLRQQLRIPILATEFPGAWYDSFAPWIYNQATDYLRGDVALKGGITGCLKAAHLAEGFGMNFEIHHGGNSLNNVAHLHISAAIRNCEWFEVLLPAGAQKYGLVEDIEVDAKGYVHAPMGPGLGVEIDFDLIERNKIAELR; this comes from the coding sequence ATGAAGATCGACGATCTCAGCATCACCCTCTTCGCCTGGAATGACATCCCGCCCCATTCTTACCTGGGGCGAGGTCCGTTCGACCCGACCGGCAAGCCGAACCAGGTCGGCGAGCTCGCTCTGGTGACGATCCGTACGGACGAGGGGATCGAGGGCCACTCCTTCCTCGGCATGGGAGCGAGCATCGCGGCCCAGCCGCTGCTGCGAATGCTGAAGCCGGTCGTGATGGGCCGCGACCCGCTGGCTCGCGAGCAGCTCTACCAGGCGATGCTCGAGCGTCGGCTTGTGGTGCAGCCCTGGGTCGTCGGCGCCGTCGACGTCGCGCTCTGGGACCTCGCCGGCAAGGCGGCGGGGGAGCCGATCCACCGGCTGCTCGGCACGTACCGGGAAAAGCTGCCCGCCTACGCCAGCTCCGAGCAGCAGCCGAGCGTCGAGGCCTACGTCGAGCAGGCGCTCTCGTACCAGGGCAATGGCTGGCAGGGCTACAAGATCCACCCCTTCCGCGTCTGGCGCGACGACATGGAGATTTGCCGCTCGGTGCGTGAGGCGGTAGGCGACGGCTTCCCACTGATGCTCGACTCGACCTGGGGCTACGACTATCCGTCGGCGCTGCGGGTCGGCAAGCTGATCGAGGAACTCGACTTCGAGTGGTACGAGGACCCGCTCGGCGACCAGGACATCTACAACTACACGAAGCTACGCCAGCAGCTCCGCATCCCGATCCTGGCGACAGAGTTTCCGGGCGCCTGGTACGACTCCTTCGCGCCGTGGATCTACAACCAGGCCACGGACTACCTGCGCGGCGACGTCGCGCTCAAGGGCGGGATCACCGGCTGCCTGAAGGCGGCCCACCTGGCTGAGGGGTTCGGGATGAACTTCGAGATCCACCACGGCGGCAACTCGCTGAACAACGTTGCGCACCTTCACATCAGCGCGGCGATCCGCAACTGCGAGTGGTTCGAGGTCCTGCTGCCCGCAGGGGCTCAGAAGTACGGACTGGTAGAGGACATCGAGGTCGACGCCAAGGGCTACGTCCACGCCCCGATGGGGCCTGGCCTCGGTGTCGAGATCGACTTCGACCTGATCGAGCGGAACAAGATCGCCGAGTTGCGCTAG
- a CDS encoding DUF3604 domain-containing protein, with translation MQRVAVLSLIVLLAIACAAEDSADAPANPAGASAGGSGNPADRQAFFGDLHVHTTYSYDAFVFGTRAGPDEAYEFAKGNPIEHPAGFELKLDRPLDFQGVSDHANYLGMLPAMQDPDQAAYNHPAAETVRNAETIQERRGIFAALQPYVRFMKDADPSNRAQLDKNVVRSAWGEIVGSANRHYEPGVFTTFIAYEYTSAGAGGIYENLHRNVVFRGDEAPDIPFSRLDSYNPEDLWARMDAWRDQGYEAIAIPHNSNGSGGRMFEYEYFEGGAIDQAYSDLRRRNEPLVEITQTKGTSETHPALSPNDEWAGFEIMPYRVSTSVLSEPPGSYVRDAFRRGLTIEASGVSNPYKLGIIGSSDTHVAAGSFDEESYWAASGFMQVTPEQRGSVPSEPGAGADLQNPTAAAEAVDDGTGRIYPFTTAITSGASGLAGVWADGNTREAIFDAMRRKETFGTSGTRMRVRFFGGAGLAGLDVDDPELVASAYETGVPMGGDLAGDDGDEAPSFLVWAMRDTMAAPLQRVQIVKGWESGGETEEMVYDVACSDGLEVDPATNRCPDNGATVDLSDCSASTGVGAAELKTVWTDPDFDSNQRAFYYARVLENPTCRWSSWDALRAGTTPRQDFPATIQERAWSSPIWYTP, from the coding sequence GTGCAGCGAGTCGCCGTCTTGTCCCTGATCGTGCTTCTGGCCATCGCGTGCGCCGCCGAGGACTCGGCCGACGCTCCCGCAAACCCGGCCGGGGCCTCCGCCGGTGGAAGCGGCAACCCCGCGGACCGCCAGGCCTTCTTCGGCGACCTGCACGTCCACACGACCTACTCTTACGACGCCTTCGTGTTCGGCACCCGCGCCGGCCCGGACGAGGCCTACGAGTTCGCCAAGGGGAACCCGATCGAGCATCCGGCCGGGTTCGAACTGAAGCTCGACCGGCCGCTCGACTTCCAGGGCGTCTCCGACCACGCGAACTACCTCGGCATGCTGCCGGCGATGCAGGACCCGGACCAGGCGGCATACAACCACCCGGCCGCCGAGACTGTCCGCAACGCCGAGACCATCCAGGAGCGGCGCGGCATCTTCGCCGCCCTGCAGCCCTACGTGCGGTTCATGAAGGACGCCGACCCGAGCAACCGCGCGCAGCTCGACAAGAACGTCGTCCGTTCCGCCTGGGGCGAGATCGTCGGGTCCGCGAACCGCCACTACGAGCCCGGCGTCTTCACGACGTTCATCGCCTACGAGTACACCTCGGCGGGCGCCGGCGGCATCTACGAGAACCTGCACCGCAACGTCGTCTTCCGCGGCGACGAGGCGCCGGACATCCCGTTCTCGCGGCTCGACTCCTACAACCCGGAGGACCTCTGGGCCCGGATGGACGCCTGGCGCGACCAGGGCTACGAGGCGATCGCGATTCCGCACAATTCGAACGGCTCCGGCGGGCGGATGTTCGAGTACGAGTACTTCGAGGGCGGCGCGATCGACCAGGCCTACTCGGATCTCCGCAGGCGCAACGAGCCGCTTGTCGAGATCACCCAGACCAAGGGGACTTCGGAGACTCATCCGGCGCTGTCGCCGAACGACGAGTGGGCGGGCTTCGAGATCATGCCGTACCGCGTCTCGACCAGCGTCCTGAGCGAACCGCCGGGCAGCTACGTGCGCGATGCCTTCCGCCGGGGCCTGACGATCGAGGCGAGCGGCGTGTCGAACCCGTACAAGCTCGGCATCATCGGCTCGTCCGACACCCACGTCGCCGCCGGTTCCTTCGACGAGGAGAGCTACTGGGCCGCCTCGGGGTTCATGCAGGTGACGCCCGAGCAGCGCGGCTCGGTGCCGAGCGAGCCCGGGGCCGGCGCCGACCTGCAGAACCCCACCGCCGCTGCGGAAGCGGTCGACGACGGCACCGGCCGCATCTACCCCTTCACGACGGCGATCACGAGCGGCGCCTCCGGCCTCGCCGGCGTCTGGGCCGACGGGAACACGCGCGAGGCGATCTTCGACGCGATGCGCCGCAAGGAGACCTTCGGCACCAGCGGGACGAGGATGAGGGTGCGCTTCTTCGGCGGCGCCGGCCTTGCCGGCCTCGACGTCGACGACCCGGAGTTGGTCGCCTCCGCCTACGAGACGGGCGTGCCGATGGGCGGCGATCTCGCCGGCGACGACGGCGACGAGGCGCCGAGCTTCCTCGTGTGGGCCATGCGGGACACGATGGCCGCGCCGCTCCAGCGCGTCCAGATCGTGAAAGGCTGGGAATCGGGCGGCGAGACCGAGGAGATGGTCTACGACGTCGCCTGCTCCGACGGTCTCGAGGTCGACCCGGCCACGAATCGCTGCCCGGACAACGGCGCCACCGTCGACCTCAGCGACTGCTCGGCCAGCACCGGCGTCGGCGCCGCCGAACTGAAGACCGTGTGGACCGACCCGGACTTCGATTCGAACCAGCGCGCCTTCTACTACGCGCGGGTGCTCGAGAACCCGACCTGCCGCTGGTCGTCCTGGGATGCGCTGCGAGCCGGCACGACGCCGCGGCAGGACTTCCCGGCGACGATCCAGGAACGCGCCTGGTCGTCGCCGATCTGGTACACGCCTTAG